Part of the Muntiacus reevesi chromosome 8, mMunRee1.1, whole genome shotgun sequence genome is shown below.
AGTCCTCTTCCCCAATTACCAACTACAATTTAATTTTCAGAGTCCTCAAAAATCTGCTCTGTACATTAtgttcaagttttgttttttttttaagctgcatCCATTGTGGCATATGCAGAATACTCTATTGTACCTGGAATTGGAAAATTCtatcttgtttaagccactgaaTTACTGTTGGGGCCCTGGTTTCAACAGGTAGGCCTATCCTAACTTATTAAGCCAATTCCACCATTCCTTTGTTCTTGCACTACACCTATTCTGCAATTCATTAATCCTAAAACCCACCTATCTGCCCCCTCCACCCAGAATGATGAGCTAGATTTATCCAACCATGTAGGCTGGTGGCCTTTTGCTTGTTAAATATCTCTGCACAACTCTCCTGTTTTTCACAGAAATTGCTATTTATATTTGTCTTGAACCTTTACAGCTATCCTTTCACTCTCTCAGCATGTCTTTACCTCTTATGCCATAGAGAAAACCAGGCACCTTCTTACTGCTCACCTATAGATATGCTTTCCCTTCTGTTTTAAATGAAGAGACATCCCTCCTTACACCTTCTGCTGAAGGAGCTAATGCTTCCTGTGCTCTGGATCctatctccttctgccttcttaaTGTTATCCAtaaattattatccccatttcttcCATTTTCCACTTATTTTCTCCATAGGATCCTATACTTCAGGATATAATATGGAAAGCTTCTATCTTATCTTAAATATTGCAAACATCTCCTAATACTCCTCCTGTATTAGATTAATTGGATGAGATAATCTAACAGTTTTAACAATATTTAGATCTCtgagactaaacacacacacaaattacttTTTTACTCATATAAAGTtcagtgtgggcttcccaggtggcgatagtggtaaagaacccacctaccaatgtaggacCAATGTAGGACATGCCAgaagcgggttcaatccctgggtcaggaaaatccccttgaggaaggcatggcaacccaccccagtattcttaactggagaatcccatggacagaggagcctggtgggctacggtccatagggttgcaaggagttggacatgattgaagttaCTTATCATGCAGGCAAAGTTCAGTGTATGTATTCTTGGTTGGGTGGCTCTCTTGGTAGCTCTCTcttctctgactcagggatccaggtTCCTTCCGTCTTATGGCATAGCCATCTTCATAGCTCTCTcttctctgactcagggatccaggtTCCTTCCGTCTTATGGCATAGCCATCTTCATGTTCAGGGCTGCTGTAGAAGGGAAGACAGTATGAGGTAGGTTCACTTAACTACCTTAGCTCAGAATGCCCTACACACTTTTACTCACATTCCTTTAGCCACATGATTCCACCTGGAGAGATCTAGCAAATGTTGACATTCATGGAGCAAATGCCTTCTAGCGTCATGAATCTTCAGTAGTCAGCCAACTATTTCATCTATCTCTAGTAGCTCCTTACCTCTAGTCTTACCATATATCCATCCACATGGAATCGATCATAGTCTTCTTACCACAGATCTGATTGTACCACTTCCCCATTTAGCAGCCAATTACTATCCACTGCCAAGTGAATGAAATCCAAACCCTTTATCAAGGTATTCAATACCATTTAGGATCTAGCCCTTCCAACCCTGTCTCATGAGGTCTTGTCTTAGGGATTGTCCTATTACACTGCTTCCAGTTCCCAGTTACTGGGAACAAGTAACAGTTACTCTTACTTGCCTCTTTACATTAGCACACGCTCTTCCATCTTTCTGAAACATCTCTCTTTGCTGTTATCTATTGGGAAAATTTCTACCTCTTCTTCACAATTCATTATAAGCATCTTCCTCTGTGAACCttgtaatcttttatttttgaatttaagaaatttttattttataataaatatctactcttttaaaaattcttttcccatttaggctgTTACAGAATAtttaatagagttccctgtgctatacagttgttggttatccattttaaatatagcgctGTGTACAcattcatcccaaactccctaactatcccttcccctccacccttggcttctggtaaccataagtttgttctctaagcagCACCTTTTTAAAAGTAGAGTTGATCATTTAGTCTCTTTATGCCACAACTGATCATCAGCAAACCTCCACAGTAGTACTTATTTCACTGagttaaaatcatatttttatgtatCAGTCTCTCTTCTTTTAAACTATAAGCTCCTTGATAGCTAGGatcatgattttctttcttagtaTCTCCAATGCCTAAAGCAGTGTCTGTCACATGATGgatgtttaataaatgttcacctaatgaataattaaatgaatgaataaatgatgtacactttaaaatatttcttacacTTAAATTTCAATTCAGTgtttattcaatatttaaaagTTCTTGGAGAAAGCTATGAGCTTGTGCTATATTTACTGTATCTTCTCTTAATGAAGAAGGATGGACAGTACTAAATTAAAGCCTTACAGAAATACCATAACATAAATTCTTGATTTGGTTAGGGGAGCTTCTTCACAAAAAAGTTAGTGAAAGTGATACAAGAATGAGCTGAAGCTACAAAGAGGTTAAAGTGACTGATTCTTACTGATGTGGAAATATGACTGAAAGATTCAACTCTGGGAAGTCATAAGCACAGAGAACACTGATAAGAACTGAGAGGATTCAGGTGATTGAGATGAGGAGCGTGAGGAAACATCATTTCAGCCTGTAATGGAAAAACGAacggtgtgggggtggggggacacttCCTTGAGCTTCTCCCTTCTGAACCATGGAAAAACAACTCTACCATAATTAATATACTTTTTGAATTAACTATTTCATTAATAATTCTTCAAAAATCATTGTTCATCTATGTTATATATACTATCTCTTAACTAGACTGTTCCGTTAATCAGCTCATCATTCCATCTCTGACCAGTCTATATGAGTAGAATCACTGTATattcaaaaacaataaataacaaaCAGGGCGTTGGGGCTGAGCCGCACACTCGGATCCGAGGCTTCGCGGTCAACGGCTTGTTTGCGGCCCCGCCGCAGCCGACCCGGCTCCTCGGTGGAGAGACGATGGTGGACCCGAACAGCGCCATCGCCGCCGGTGTGTGCGGGGCCCTTTTCATCGGTTACTGCATTTACTTCGACCGCAAGAGACGGAGTGACCCCAACTTCAAGAACTGGCTGCGAGAacgaagaaagaaacaaaagcttGCCAAGGAGAGAGCTGGGCTTTCCAGGTTACCTGACCTTAAGGATGCTGAAGCCGTTCAGAAATTCTTTCTAGAAGAAATACAGCTTAGTGAAGAATTACTAGCTCAAGGTGAATATGAGAAGGGTGTGGACCATCTGACAAATGCAATTGCTGTGTGTGGACAGCCACAGCAGTTACTGCAAGTGTTGCAACAAACTCTTCCACCACCAGTGTTCCAGATGCTTCTGACTAAGCTCCCAACAGTTACTCAGCGAATTGTAAGTGCTCAGAGCTTGGCTGAAGATGATGTGGAATGAGAAACAAATATCAACATAATGATctaaattaaaacatatttttaaaatcttaactcGGAAGATGATCGGTTCTGGGGGAGTACAGGCAGATGAGCTTGTTATGGACTGTCCTCTACAGTGAAGTCTTCCAAAGTTAATTTTTACTTTGTGTCAATCCAtttgtctgtttcatttatttttcccagtGAGAAGTGTATTTTGATAgagaacttttcattttataaatacactATGAATTACTGAAATatgcattttgtttattcttaaaatgtgtaattagAATGTAATTACATCCCATTACTTACATTAAAAAGACCCAGTGCTCAGTTTTGAAAGATAGGCCCAAAAAAGTgtagaagaaaactgaagaatgTACTTGTTTTGTTCTACATCAGAAAGTTGGCTGGAAACTTGTGTTCATCAAAACTGAGCATTAAAATAAGagattatttctttccatttaatcTCTTAAATATGTGTAATGTGCTGCTATGCTATAGTAACAACTTCACCCCCACccttgaaatgttttctttaaatcagTGGGTTTGATGTGTTCTGGATATTTATCTCCTCGTATTTTAGATACATGTAGTTGCAGATAGCACCAGGAATTAGATGTCTGTTCATTCTTAGGCTGGCTAAGTAAGCTTTACCACTTAATGTCTGCCCACTTGCCTCATATATAAACTGAGGAAATGGGTCTGCTAATTCAGCTTCTAATTCCTTTGGTTCTGTGCAGCATTTTCAAATCCTTCTTTCTGAGGGAAATACCTGTTTGGGCAGCCAGCCCTTGCGTTTTTTATACTCTGAATTTTGTATGCTTGCCTGACTTAGTATTTctgaattagttttttaaaaggtataacgTGTTGATTTTCACTGAAATCATGGTTCTGTCACTACTTTTGTAAATTAACCTGAAACGTAACCCTCACGGTAACTGGGACGATATGCTTGTAAAAGTATTTGTTCCCTTTTGCTTTTATCCTCAGTGTACCTCCTTAATCCCCTACCAACCCTTATCTTGTATGAGAGTAAGGTGTAACTTTGTGGCTGAAGACTTGAATGAAGATAATTGGACCTTTTATTCTCTAAATAGTGACATATTACCTGCAGCCACAGATTGAATATCAGACCTAAGAATAAAGATCCTTGgtgcttaataaaaataaataaataaataaataacacaatCTCCCCCTAACCAAATATCCTGATGCCCATGTTATCTTTTCTGATCCATAATCAGTTATAATTTGGGTGGTCTCCAGCTTGATTTTTGCTGAAACTGCCACTCAGGGCAAGTGGAAGGGAGTCACTAGGAAGCTGAAGTGAGCCAggaatttgttgctgttgttgtttatttgcttagtcgtgtctgactctttggaacttcATGGAGTTctttggagcccaccaggctcctctgttcatggaattttccaggcaagaatactggagtgggttgtcatttccttctccaggggatcttcctgacccagggatcgatcctggtctcctgcattgcaggcggattctttaccactgagccaccagggaatattctCTATCAGACTGAGATAACGATCAGGAGAACTGTGCCAACTATAGGGATTGGTGCAGAGCAGGAAAGGAGGTTGAGTCCTCGTTTCAGACATCAGTTTTGGCCAGATATGGAAGCAACAGTGAGAGGTCTCCCTCTCCATGACTCTGGAGACCAGGGACATAAGGTCACCTTCAGAGTTGAACTATCAATAGTAAAATTCAGACAATGGATGTGATTAGTCACCCGTGGGAGTAAATCAAGAGACTGAAACGCATGGACCTCATGAAACTCCAATCAAGGGAGGAAATTTGGATGTAATCAGAGGAAGGCAGGTGCAGAATGTGAATGTCATTGGATAGAAGATAATCAATTGAATTGCCCTCGCCTGGGGGAAGACTGGGTGAAGGTGGGTGAGGGTGTGGGTAGAATGGGAAGTGGTCAGTGTGGACTACAGGAAATAAAAACCCCAAGGCATCTTAACTTGGTAGTGCACACCCAAGCCCTGTGCAGGGGAGAGATTCTGCCTTTTGTGGTTGCTGTGGAACAGGAGTGCCTCTTCTCATCTCTCTTCAGTATCCCGTGTACCCTATGCTCAGCATCTGTGTTCATTCTGATCCTGGGACTAGCTGCCCTGGGCAGTGGACATAAGCTTTCAGTCCCTGGGAAGAAATGTCTCCCACTATAAATTTCTACTTTGGCTATGAGTAACCTCCTGGATTTGAGTGATTCAAGTGACCTTGGATTCTGAAAACTTCTGGAAACCTGATAAGGATAAACACTGGAATTTGGAAAGTggtcagctcctcaaggggatgCTACAGCAAACCCTGGTGGGCagctgcagcctccttccaggaATGCATTGACCTCATCTTCAGTCCTTTGCTGCCTTCCTTAGACAGTACCACAGTATCCCCTTAGATCAAGGATTCTTAACCCCATCAGAGCCAACgacctatttttaaatgaatgttttgtTAGGTCCTACTTACTATCTGGAAAAGAAATTCACAAATTATAAACCTCCTatacatgcttagttgctcagtagtgtctgactctttgggacactttgaactgtatgtagcctgccaggctcctcggtctatgagatttttcagccaagaatactggagtgggttgttacttccttctccggggatcttcccgacccagagattgaatccatgtctcccgtgtctcctgcacagcaggctgattctttatgcgctgggccatcagggaaactTCCTACACACATCTTTCTAAAAGTCAACATAATGTCCTAATgatgaagataaagaaaaattattgatAGAAGAGGAATAATTTATAACTAACTAATATGTATTGGAGTATATTAATATTTAGGGAAGACTAACTAGGAGGTAGAATGAAGCAGTTGCTTTGAAATCTGAGTGAATGTGACAGAGACAAATGTAATAAATAGAGACACGTTTGCTGACAACTCAAATCAGAATAGCGAAATTGCTGGTAGCcaaatgcttttctgaaattGTGAATACTGTTGGTAAAGTTCTGAACAAACACAGTGCCATCTTCTCTTCCTTTAAAAAGGATTAAGAGGCATTTACAGAAAAATCAgtgtatattaaaatatacaaaagtaaCTTGTGTTTCCAAGTAAAACGGGATTGAATTTCACACCACATAATTACAAACAGATTTTCCCACACAAATATCCAGTGTGACTTCTGAAGTTTGCACAGGACACACGACACTTGGTGCACAAGATCAAATAGCCAGCACCCTTGGTTCCACTCATTAAATGCTACTAGTGCCCCTCCTAATAACTGTGACAATCAAAAGTGCCCCCTAGAGTTTCCAATACATCTCCTAGAAGCTGGTACCTTTCTTACTGAGATACACTGATTTACGTGAACAGAAAACAATGAAGTGaagttgttagtcactcagttgtgtctgactctttgcgaccccatggactgtagcctgccaggctcctctgtccacagaattctccagggaagaatgtaagagtgagttgccattcccttctccaggggatcttccagactcaaggactgaacctgggtctcctgcatttgcaggcagactctttaccacatgagctaccagggaagccccaacttaaGTGAACAGGAAACAATATGAGGGCCCAATAAGGCAAGGGTGCCTGTCCCATGGCACAATCATTCCATGGCCTGACATGGCAGGTAACTTCAGCTGGCAGAAAGAAGGGACaggatggatgaaactggggaTGAGCTAGAGGGAGAAGCAGAAATACAGGCAGAACAATAAGTCAGAACTTATGAGCGGAAACCAGGGTAACAGTTCACCTCTGGGACTTGGGCCAACAAACACAGAAGGGTCAACACGGATAGCACTGTGGCTCTGGGGCCACATGGGTGCCCAGGTTTGTTGTTGGTGCCAAATATTCCAGATCCGGCTGAAGGGGAAGAATTTATGTCAACAGAGGAGCCCAAAAGTAATGACTTGGTTCCTAGAATGTGGGTCTGGGAATGTGACATTTCCAAACCCATTATGACAGCCTCAGCCAGAAATGACTCAATGTAAGGCATGGGCTTAAGTCTTCTCAAAAGTAGCAGCTGAGGAGAAAGCAAATACAGAAGAGACTAACAGCCGCAGTTTCtcaatgccacgtgattgaagaGGGTATGCTACACAACATTTGATTTTCTTACGTTAGAGTGTTTTTTTTGCCCTCACTTGAACATAAATGAATCAACTCATTcttcaaacaaaaaaaatacgTGTTCAAGAGAACAAGATATGAGCATTCACAAACCATTCCTCAAACCACCCCCACGCCATGTATGTGCTGCTTTCCTGTGGGTGGACATAAAACAGCTGCTTAGAACTCAGACTTGAAGCCCATTTCCAAAAGTGGGGTCATGAAGGCGTGGCCATAAATTGCAACAATGCTTATACCGAATACCACAATTTACAAGGGTAAGTACATAACTTTGCCTGGAGCCCAGACCAAGGACAACTCTTCAACCCCTGCTTTGTGACTCAGGGGCCAAACAACACTCATACAAACCAGATATTCCCTAAAGACCATCTCAACAGGATGATGCCTCATCTTCCGTGACTATTCTCAAAGTCCCATCCAAGACAATTATCTAATCTTTGCTCAGGATTCCAATTACCTAATCTTTTTACTTCATTGGATTGAGCAGGCTCCTTTGTACATCAgttcctggaggaaaaaaagaaaagatgctctCATTACAATTACCACCCTTTTAGAGGTCTTATTACTTCATCTGTCCCATGTTCATTATAGGGGATGGTCATGAGAACAAGTTCAGCTTTAGGTCTTTGATGGAATATATTAGtaaaattgagttttaaaaagagagagagaaatggcattCTGTGCATAAATAGAATTTTCCATTTCAGTCtgtaaattgaagaaaaatactgaagaaattatctgctattataaaatattcaggaaGATAGCTGGCactattttttattcttcaagAAGCTTTGATCCAATCATGGTTAAGGTATTGCTGAATTATACACGTGAGGTCCCAGCTCATTCTGCTGACCTCTCACTTGTTCTCTGACCCAGATGCCTCCTATTTCCCTTTATACGCCTTCCTCCCAGTGTATCTCTGTCCCTAGCTTTTGAACACATGCCTGGGTAGATTTGGGGGCCCCTTACCTTTTGGTTGTTCCCTTGGTGCCATCAATCATGGATTTGATTATCTGGTAGTTCAAGACCTGAGAGGCCACCAGAAGTAACTCTGCACAACACACTCTACGAAATGGATGAGTTAATACTCATCTAAATGTATGAGTTAATATATTTCTCTGTGCTTTTTCCTATATGAATATGTCCTTAGGATTTTCTTCCTGTgtatgaaggtgaaagtgttagtaacccagtcgtgcctgactctttgcgatcccatggactgtagctcaccagggtcctctgtccatggaattctccaggcaagaatactggagtgggttgccattcccttctccaggggatcttcctgacccagggatcaaaccagggtttcttgcattgcagacagattttttaccatgtgggccaccagggaagccccttcctgtGTATATCTcagtttaaaaacttaaatccagATCCATGTCCTTATCTAGAAAGCTTTAATGGTTCCCTGCTGCCCACAAAATCAAGATCCTCTGTGTTTTCCCCAACATAAGAGAAGTTGTCTCCCCAACATGAGAGAAGCAAAGCTGTGGTTGGATATATAGTCTTTGGGCTGGAATGCCAGCTCAGTCACTTACAGGTTGTATCCTCAAGTGAGTTACTTAAACCCCTCTATgccccagtttcctcaactgtaaaaatggcttaataatagaaataatttgaactGCAAGAGAATATATGTTAGTTGCTgagcaaagagtctgatacatgATAAGCATCATCtactattatgattattattactcACTACCTTCAGTACacttgcattttttaatttttgtacttTTTGTTACAGTTTCTGAAATGCTCATCCCTTCTCTCCAAATTCCTCTAAATTCTTCCCATCCTTTAAAGTCCTTACcagatttttccttttccataaacTTCCCTGGCCTGTGTAGTTCACAGTGTTCTCATCTTttgtgctgctgcttctgctaagtcacctcagtcgtgtccgactctgtgcgaccccatggactgcagcctaccaggttcctccatccatgggactttccaggtaggagtactggagtggggtgccattgccttcttctttTGTGCACCAATACACAAATTATCTCTTCCAATCATTTTGCATATGGTCATGTGTTGCTTCATAGCACTTATATTGCTGCCtatgatataattcacatataattTCACCTGGTCTCCCCAAACTGGCCTGTGAGTCCTTTGAAGGTAGGAACTCAGGCTGGTTTTTGTATAAAGCTCAGCACCCGGTAGACTGCCTTCCCAATTGTAGCTCAATAAATTCTGTTTATTTGACTTGATTAATCTGCAGGTTGGACATAAGTCTGCTAGATGCTTTGGAAGTGGGGAGCTAAACGGAGTGCAGAAGAGTTGGAACCTTGGTTATTCGCTTGTAGAACATTTATGGAGTGTCTGTGCAAGGCTGTCTGCTTCCACCTTTCATCTGACAAGTGTCACCCCCACCACCATGAGGCACCAGGACTGTCTGATTAGAGGATGAGATCAGGTGCTGTGTTTGGCCAGAAGGGGCAGCCTTGGCCACTAGAAAGGCTTTTAGAATGGCAGTTTTAGGGGGAGGCAGGGACAGGGTTCCCAGTCCTGGCTGTAACATAAACAGTCTCCTAAACTGGCTGATctcttgaaaaagtgaaagtgaaagtcactcagtcgtgtccgactctttgcaaccccatggacagccccatggaattctccaggccagaatactggagtgggtagcttttcccttctccaggggatcttcccaattcagggattgaacccaggtctcctgcattgcaggtgaattctttaccagatgagccacaaaggaagccttgAACTTTCTTGAACTCTTATGCAAAGATCTTGGATCTTGTTGCAAAACTCAAAAATGATATGAATGCTGTGTATTATGCCATCatactgattttatttacttactttaatCCAAGTTACACATCTattgaataaaaatagatttctatggcttgaaagaaaaaaaaagtctcctacAGAGCAGGTACTTACACAAGGAGGTTTTGTAAATTCAGATCTTTCTTGCTTGGTTGCTCAGAGTTGCCCCTGGCTGGAGATTTTTGGCATCTCAAAGGGCCAGGGTCAGATAAGAAAGACGATCTAGCCTGGTATTGGGTCAAGACTTTCAGGTTCTAGTCCAGGCTTTTTTACTAACTTCCTGAGTGACTTGAACACTTATGTCATCACTATGCTCTcaagttccctcatctgtaagtGAGGGTGTTGGATGAATATGTAACCTCTAGGGTGCCTGTTATCTCTAATATTCTATCACCCTAGGAGTGTTCTCTTAGTGAAGTCCTAGGCAGCTACAAGGTGAGAGACAGAGACCTCCTTCATCTGGAGTTAAGATTCTTCTGGCCAGTGGAGCTCAACTGAGTCAGTCCCTAGGGTATGGGATGATCTCATTTACTGGGAGTGGTCCTGCTTACAAATCTCAGaatccttctctttctccaccaAATCTGGGAAAGTAAGGATTTGGCAAATAGGATAATGAAGAGATGTCAGGGTAATAATGAGGCAAAAGTCTTAAGTTGGGGCCATCTCTGTTTATCAAGTCAATGTCCCCACCTCTGGATTCTCACTGAGTGTTCCCTCCTTGCAGTCCTGAAGAAGGGACTGAAGTCACAGTCGCTGATGAGGGTGGAGGTCTAGGGATGTGAAGCAAAACTGCACTGAGGCTTGGTGTCAGGTGTGCACACGTGGTCAGAGAACCCACACAGGCTGTGGGCTCAGCCCTATTGATTCATTCCTCTGGCCTTCCCACCCCCCTACACTGGCAGATGGCACTCCCTCCTTTCAGCACCCAGATGTCCTTGGCAACTTTTCTCAGATGCTCTGGCTACTTTTGCCTCATTACTCCTTCCACTCTCAGCTTTAGCTCAGACCAgccaccaccgccccccaccccccgcccagtAATTCACCTCCATCCCCCACCTAAGGCAGCCAGTCTGCCTCTTTTACTTACATCATGTTCCTGGGGCATGAGATCACTGAGGCCATGTCTCTTTGAACCTATGAGTCCGTCCTGTGCCTGGAAAATCATGCTGAGGAGAATATGACTGCTGCTCTCAGGGGACCCTGTGCTGGGTTACAGAACTCAAGGAATAATATGGCAATCACGTAACTGTCTTGGGCAGAACTTGTACAAGAATAACAGTTCTTGTAGGACAAGTGGTCAAATGTGGAAACAGACATCTGTCCCACGTATGTATTTCATAGTCTTACTTTGCTTTCCCTCTCCTGGCAATGCAACAGCCCCTGCTGGGTGCTTGGCTCTGTGACGCTTACTGAAGGAAtataggaaggaagagaaaacacaTGGCCTGAACTTCCAAGGAATTTACAGTCTGGTCTTGTGAGTTCATAGGGCGATTGAGAGTAAGAGGACTTTACCTGGAGCCTATGCTGAGTTTAAGCATCTAAAAATCCCAAGTTCATTTTTCTAGTAGATGATCCATAATTACCTGATTTTAAAAGCACACAGGACAACACCCCCTCCCtccaaaaaaatgaagaattaagtTCAACTTAAAAGACCTGGGCTGGAGTCCTGGCTTTTCACTTACTGTTTGTGTGATAACAATTATCTAAGCTCCTTGATTCTCAGTTTCTCAGTCTCGAAAACAAGGAGAATCATTTCTGTCCTACTTAGCGCATAGCATGGCTGTTAGCATCAAATGAGATAAGTATGTGAAAGTTCTTTATAAATCATAAAGCACCATACAGGTAAAAAGTATCATTAATG
Proteins encoded:
- the LOC136173446 gene encoding mitochondrial import receptor subunit TOM20 homolog, with the translated sequence MVDPNSAIAAGVCGALFIGYCIYFDRKRRSDPNFKNWLRERRKKQKLAKERAGLSRLPDLKDAEAVQKFFLEEIQLSEELLAQGEYEKGVDHLTNAIAVCGQPQQLLQVLQQTLPPPVFQMLLTKLPTVTQRIVSAQSLAEDDVE